The proteins below come from a single Geobacillus thermoleovorans genomic window:
- the rpsG gene encoding 30S ribosomal protein S7 translates to MPRRGPVAKRDVLPDPIYNSKLVTRLINKIMIDGKKSKAQKILYTAFDIIRERTGKDPMEVFEQALKNVMPVLEVRARRVGGANYQVPVEVRPDRRVSLGLRWLVQYARLRNEKTMEERLANEIMDAANNTGAAVKKREDTHKMAEANRAFAHYRW, encoded by the coding sequence ATGCCACGTAGAGGCCCTGTTGCTAAACGTGACGTACTGCCAGATCCAATTTACAATTCGAAGCTTGTTACCCGTTTGATCAATAAAATTATGATCGACGGCAAAAAATCAAAAGCGCAAAAAATTCTTTACACCGCGTTTGATATTATCCGTGAGCGCACGGGTAAAGATCCAATGGAAGTGTTTGAGCAAGCGTTGAAAAACGTTATGCCGGTGTTGGAAGTGCGCGCTCGCCGCGTTGGTGGGGCGAACTACCAAGTTCCGGTCGAGGTTCGTCCGGACCGCCGCGTTTCTCTCGGTTTGCGCTGGCTCGTGCAATATGCACGTCTTCGCAACGAAAAAACGATGGAAGAGCGCTTGGCAAATGAAATTATGGATGCTGCCAACAACACGGGTGCAGCGGTGAAAAAACGCGAAGATACACATAAAATGGCTGAAGCGAACCGCGCGTTTGCCCATTACCGCTGGTAA